In Dolichospermum flos-aquae CCAP 1403/13F, the following proteins share a genomic window:
- a CDS encoding glucosamine-6-phosphate deaminase: protein MIEPSKSFYVDHLLVEVYASEMEMSESVATITHQYLQNLLDKQDTVAILLATGNSQIRFLEALIALEGIDWSRIILFHLDEYLGITSDHPASFRRYLRERVEEKVCPQQFYYIAGDTLQPIAECDRYTRLLENQPIDLCFLGIGENGHLAFNDPAVADFQDPAKVKLVKLDHVNRQQQVNTAYFANLADIPQYAFTVTIPMICHAKKIICLAPATRKAQVVKTLLTGNITTNCPASILRQQPQATLFLDVNSASLL, encoded by the coding sequence ATGATAGAACCTAGCAAATCTTTTTATGTTGATCATCTATTGGTAGAGGTTTATGCTTCTGAAATGGAAATGTCAGAAAGTGTGGCTACAATCACACATCAATATTTACAAAATCTGCTTGATAAACAGGATACAGTTGCGATTTTATTAGCTACGGGAAATTCCCAAATTCGATTTTTGGAGGCTTTAATTGCTTTAGAGGGAATAGATTGGTCACGGATAATTTTATTTCATTTAGATGAATATTTGGGAATTACATCCGATCATCCTGCTAGTTTTCGGCGTTATTTGCGGGAACGGGTCGAAGAAAAGGTCTGTCCCCAACAATTTTATTATATAGCAGGGGATACATTACAACCAATAGCTGAGTGCGATCGCTATACTCGACTCTTAGAAAATCAACCTATTGACCTATGTTTTTTAGGTATTGGGGAAAATGGACATTTAGCATTTAATGATCCAGCGGTGGCAGATTTTCAAGATCCTGCTAAAGTTAAACTTGTCAAACTGGATCATGTTAACCGTCAGCAACAAGTGAATACAGCATATTTTGCCAATTTAGCAGATATTCCTCAATACGCATTTACTGTGACTATTCCCATGATTTGTCATGCTAAAAAAATAATTTGTTTAGCACCAGCAACCAGAAAAGCCCAAGTAGTTAAAACTCTGTTAACAGGAAATATCACTACTAATTGTCCAGCTTCTATTTTACGTCAACAACCCCAAGCTACTTTATTTTTAGATGTTAATTCTGCTAGTTTACTATAA
- a CDS encoding ABC exporter membrane fusion protein, producing MVHKEKHSFTKPMSLWPIMLGSAGVIATSIISIYSLSYFQKTSKSSPTISSISPISAPTITAVAALGRLEPQGEVIRLSAPNSQTGIRVNQLLVKKGDKIRQGQLVAILDNYIPNLAALEKANRQVEVSRANLQQVEAGAKGGDISAQKATISRLEADLRGSVSTQKATISRLEAELKNSETENKRYQKLYQDGAISASDADTKRLRRDTVQEQLNEANASLKRTIETLQKQLTESQARLNSIAEIRPTDVQLAQANVKSAIASVQQAQAELNLSSIRSPIDAQVLKINTWPGEIIGNKGIVELGQTQQMYVVAEVYETDIKKVRLGQSVTITSEAFSGKLKGTVADIGLQIGRQNIFNTNPGSDTDNKIVDVKIRIDNSADNQRVSSLTNLQVQALIKI from the coding sequence ATGGTACACAAAGAAAAGCACTCATTCACAAAACCTATGAGTTTGTGGCCGATAATGTTAGGAAGTGCTGGAGTTATAGCTACTAGCATAATATCTATCTATAGCCTTTCATATTTTCAGAAAACGTCTAAATCATCCCCGACCATATCTTCTATTTCTCCCATTTCAGCCCCTACTATTACTGCTGTTGCTGCTTTAGGACGTTTAGAACCCCAAGGAGAAGTAATTCGTCTCTCCGCACCTAATTCTCAAACAGGGATAAGAGTTAATCAACTCCTAGTTAAAAAAGGAGATAAAATTCGTCAAGGACAATTAGTAGCAATTCTTGATAATTATATACCTAATCTTGCAGCTTTAGAAAAAGCAAACCGACAAGTAGAAGTTAGTCGAGCGAATCTTCAACAAGTAGAAGCAGGGGCAAAAGGAGGGGATATTTCAGCCCAAAAAGCCACAATTTCTCGTTTAGAAGCTGATTTACGAGGATCAGTTTCTACTCAAAAAGCCACAATTTCTCGTTTAGAAGCTGAACTAAAAAATTCAGAAACCGAAAATAAACGCTATCAGAAATTATATCAAGATGGTGCTATTTCTGCTTCTGATGCAGATACTAAAAGATTACGCCGGGATACTGTGCAAGAACAACTTAATGAAGCTAATGCTAGTCTAAAACGAACTATAGAAACTTTGCAAAAACAGTTAACTGAATCTCAAGCTAGACTTAATAGTATTGCAGAAATTCGCCCCACAGATGTGCAACTAGCTCAAGCAAATGTAAAAAGTGCTATAGCATCTGTTCAACAAGCTCAAGCCGAGCTAAATTTAAGTTCTATCCGTTCCCCTATTGATGCTCAAGTTCTAAAAATTAATACTTGGCCAGGAGAAATAATTGGCAATAAAGGCATAGTAGAACTAGGACAAACTCAACAAATGTATGTAGTTGCAGAAGTCTACGAAACTGATATTAAAAAAGTTCGTTTAGGTCAATCAGTAACTATCACCAGTGAGGCTTTTAGCGGAAAATTAAAGGGAACTGTCGCAGATATTGGTTTACAAATTGGTAGACAAAATATCTTCAATACTAATCCCGGTTCAGATACAGATAACAAAATAGTTGATGTGAAAATTCGCATTGACAACTCGGCAGATAATCAACGAGTTTCTAGTTTAACTAATTTACAGGTACAGGCACTTATTAAAATATAA
- a CDS encoding DevA family ABC transporter ATP-binding protein, translated as MQYLPDANILKITNLNHYFGHSKLRTQTLFDINLTIKAGEIVIMTGPSGSGKTTLLTLIGGLRSVQEGSLKFNGQELLGASNEELVQVRRQIGYIFQAHNLLDFLTAMQNVQMSLELQRNISQWESYIQSETMLQAVKLGDRINYYPSDLSGGQKQRVAIARALVSHPKLVLADEPTAALDSKSGRDVVNLMQQLAKEQDCTILIVTHDNRILDIADRIINMEDGYLIQHD; from the coding sequence ATGCAATATTTACCTGATGCCAATATTTTGAAAATCACAAATCTTAATCATTACTTTGGTCATAGTAAATTACGAACTCAAACTTTGTTTGATATTAATTTAACTATCAAAGCTGGAGAAATTGTGATTATGACTGGACCATCTGGTTCAGGAAAAACTACTTTATTAACATTAATTGGCGGTTTGCGTTCTGTCCAAGAGGGAAGTTTAAAATTTAATGGACAGGAATTATTAGGTGCTAGTAATGAAGAATTAGTCCAGGTACGGCGACAAATTGGCTATATTTTTCAAGCTCATAATTTACTAGATTTCCTCACAGCTATGCAAAATGTGCAAATGTCTTTGGAATTACAACGCAATATTTCTCAATGGGAATCTTATATCCAATCAGAAACAATGCTCCAGGCTGTGAAATTGGGAGATAGAATTAATTATTACCCCTCCGATCTTTCCGGGGGACAAAAGCAACGAGTAGCCATTGCGCGGGCTTTGGTGAGTCATCCTAAGTTAGTCTTAGCTGATGAACCTACGGCGGCTTTAGATAGTAAATCAGGAAGAGATGTGGTTAATTTAATGCAGCAATTAGCAAAAGAACAAGATTGCACCATTTTAATTGTTACCCACGATAACCGAATTTTAGATATTGCTGACAGAATCATTAATATGGAAGATGGTTATTTAATCCAACATGATTGA
- a CDS encoding type I polyketide synthase, translated as MAASKFEAAFAQLQSEISNCEKSVLKMIKVKKNMPDTTEMKNEINAKLRTTNVAIVGMASIFPQAKNLQEYWENIIQKVDCITDVPASRWQIDDYYDPDPKTPDKTYCKRGGFLPDIDFNPMEFGLPPNILEVTDISQLLGLVVAKEALEDAGYGASRQFNHERTGVILGVAIGRQLAVPLGARLQDPLWKKVLKNSGLSDEDSQKIIEKLKSGYVQWDENAFPGMLANVISGRIANRLDLGGMNCVVDAACASSLGALRMAISELVEHRADMMITGGVDTDNSIFAYMCFSKTPAVSPGEKVRPFDTDADGMLLGEGVGMLVLKRLEDAQRDGDRIYAVIKGMGSSSDGKYKSIYAPRAEGQISSLVRAYTDAGVSPASVGLIEAHGTGTMVGDPTEFTSITSVFGENNPKKQHIALGTVKSQIGHTKAAAGAASLIKAALALHHKVLPPTINVSKPHPKLNIENSPFYLNTETRPWVSHPTQPRRAGVSAFGFGGTNYHVVLEEYEHEHHHPYRLHHRPESLLLFAPTSSELLSRCQQIQQQLQIEGKERHYQQLITDSQTRKIPVNYARMGFVANDLAQAEELLKIAIAGLKQKPEAESWEHPQGIYYRQKGINPTSKVVALFSGQGSQYLEMGRELVMNFPCLRQTYTHMDSLLCEDGLQPLSTVVFPQPVFDEAQKQVQLATLQKTEYAQPAIGVFSAGLYKILQQAGFKPDFVAGHSFGELTALWVAGVLNEEDYLFLAKARGQAMAAPANPNFDAGGMLAVKGDIQQITEVIKKFPQVAVANKNSQHQIVLAGKKEEISQVQDILKKQGFTTFLLGVSAAFHTPLVSHAQKPFAQAVEKVNFNEAQIPVYTNVTGGCYPQEPHAIQKILKEQLFNQVLFQQEIENIYAAGGYCFVEFGPKNVLTNLVKEILNDQPHIAIAVNPNHTKNSDKTLRQAIVQLQVAGLSLQNLDPYQVVTKIPEIPQQKVLNVRLNSTNITERTQKAFAKALENGHHVGVISSQPTINENHQPQGNEKPPTSLNGKLEQVEIHPQNSEKVIHSLENFITEFSQQQRDIIHVHEQSLQNQTEYTKTFSQLMQQQYSLLGNNEPTEHQSQTQQLAISNSEQNMMRFHDHQGDTLRIHEQYLKYQHEYTQNYFQLLQKHFHLLTSENKVINYVNHPQPTFSPQIQQDLENDEKTDLSPPLPLCAAAPLREEKIIPNIDKATLSQTLLNVVSDKTGYPVEMLELSMDMEADLGIDSIKRVEILGGLLEIYPDLPKPNPEELGQLRTLEQIAEYMQTLVSDVLNQQIETSTAIITTEVLVEVPQPELITSTPEIEEQKAEVEIPADLSDILLTVVSDKTGYPVEMLELSMDMEADLGIDSIKRVEILGGLLEIYPDLPKPNLEEIGELRTLSEIATYMQQQAQGISNLLTEEIVEITTTTFLPNIRRSIAKLQQLPTPDSLEFSLPENHIVLITDDGSSATEKLAESLTAKGWKTVVLSFPGIDSNIHKGINRVVLTDWNEENLQQQLEQIADNYGTVGAFIHLHPATPLDIDKSILRHVFLIAKYLKEPLNEAAKFGRSCFINVARLDGEFGLGETHDFSAISGGLFGLSKSINQEWENVFCRSLDLNPEIDPETSVKHILAEIHDSNLLIQEVGYSKKGRVTLIADFSPLPTTNSQREITKDQVFLVSGGAKGITAQCVIKIAQQYQCKFILLGRSSPEPEPVWAENCENEAELKQRILENFQAQGEKATPIMVQKKYQAISSQREIQNTLKAIEQAGGKAEYLSIDITDTVLLESKLADVIERFGAITGIIHGAGNLADKRIEKKSIQDFENVYAAKVKGLENLLRCVPASQLEYLVLFSSVVGFYGNVGQSDYAIANEILNKSAHLIKHNYPNCHVMAINWGPWESGMVSSELKKAFAERGIEVIPVETGTEILVNELTTANQDTVQLVIGSPLIYVPATLSNELKTYRINRQLTLAENPFLHDHVILGRPVLPATCGLLWMTNACEQLYPGFTAFGSPNFKVLKGIVFDETSTNEYVLEIQELAKHENQKIEFAAKISSKTSDGKIRYHFSTNLILKREIPTPPNYGNLNLNQDENLLKTNQELYQVNASSLFHGVTFQGVKSVLNTSPSQITIECYLPEPTAQQQGQFPVQTFNSYIADVQIHSLWIWTQHFHQVGCLPSEIKNFEQFAKVPFGETFYVTCEVQSKTESSVVTDVITYGHQGQIYNRMIGAKGTILPRQIIKD; from the coding sequence ATGGCTGCTTCCAAATTTGAAGCTGCTTTTGCACAGTTGCAATCTGAAATTAGTAACTGTGAAAAGTCTGTACTCAAGATGATAAAGGTTAAAAAAAATATGCCTGATACCACAGAGATGAAAAATGAAATTAATGCTAAATTGCGAACAACTAATGTAGCAATTGTTGGGATGGCTTCTATTTTTCCCCAGGCGAAGAATTTACAGGAATACTGGGAAAATATTATTCAGAAAGTGGATTGTATTACTGATGTTCCGGCTTCCCGTTGGCAAATAGATGATTATTATGATCCAGATCCGAAAACACCGGATAAAACCTATTGTAAACGGGGTGGTTTTTTACCAGATATTGATTTTAATCCCATGGAATTTGGCTTACCTCCTAATATTTTGGAGGTGACAGATATTTCTCAATTACTCGGTTTGGTAGTGGCAAAAGAGGCATTAGAAGATGCTGGTTATGGGGCATCTCGCCAATTTAATCACGAACGAACAGGAGTAATATTAGGAGTAGCAATTGGTAGACAATTGGCTGTTCCTTTAGGTGCAAGATTGCAAGATCCACTTTGGAAAAAAGTTCTCAAAAATAGTGGTTTATCAGATGAAGATAGCCAGAAAATTATTGAAAAACTCAAAAGTGGATATGTGCAATGGGACGAAAATGCCTTCCCCGGAATGTTAGCTAATGTGATTTCTGGACGTATCGCCAACCGTCTGGATTTGGGCGGAATGAATTGCGTAGTGGATGCAGCCTGTGCGAGTTCGCTAGGTGCATTAAGAATGGCTATTAGCGAGTTAGTAGAACATCGCGCCGACATGATGATAACTGGCGGGGTGGATACGGATAACTCAATTTTCGCCTATATGTGCTTCAGTAAAACCCCTGCTGTTTCCCCTGGAGAAAAGGTAAGACCCTTTGATACTGATGCAGATGGAATGCTATTAGGCGAAGGCGTGGGAATGCTGGTACTTAAACGCCTAGAAGATGCCCAACGAGATGGCGATCGCATCTATGCAGTCATTAAAGGGATGGGCAGTTCTAGCGATGGCAAGTATAAAAGTATTTACGCACCTCGCGCAGAAGGACAAATTAGTTCTTTGGTTCGTGCCTATACAGATGCAGGTGTTTCCCCTGCTAGTGTAGGATTAATCGAAGCACATGGCACGGGAACGATGGTAGGAGATCCTACAGAATTTACATCTATTACCAGCGTTTTTGGCGAAAATAACCCGAAAAAACAGCATATTGCTTTGGGAACTGTCAAATCTCAAATTGGACATACTAAGGCGGCGGCTGGTGCAGCTAGTCTCATCAAAGCGGCTTTAGCGTTGCACCACAAAGTCTTACCACCGACGATCAATGTCAGTAAACCCCATCCTAAACTGAATATTGAGAACTCGCCATTTTATTTAAATACGGAAACTAGACCTTGGGTAAGTCATCCTACCCAACCAAGAAGGGCAGGAGTCAGTGCTTTTGGCTTTGGTGGTACAAATTATCACGTTGTCCTGGAAGAATACGAGCATGAACATCATCACCCTTACCGTTTACACCATAGGCCAGAATCCTTACTGCTATTTGCCCCCACCTCTTCAGAGTTGTTATCTCGTTGTCAACAAATCCAGCAACAATTACAGATTGAGGGTAAAGAAAGACACTATCAACAATTAATTACTGATTCTCAAACCAGGAAAATTCCCGTTAATTATGCCAGAATGGGCTTTGTAGCTAATGATTTAGCGCAAGCTGAGGAATTACTAAAAATTGCGATTGCAGGGCTAAAACAGAAGCCTGAAGCCGAATCCTGGGAACATCCTCAAGGGATTTACTACCGTCAAAAGGGGATAAATCCGACAAGTAAAGTAGTGGCTTTGTTTTCTGGACAAGGTTCACAATACTTAGAAATGGGGCGGGAGTTGGTGATGAATTTTCCCTGCTTGCGCCAAACCTATACGCACATGGATAGCCTTTTGTGTGAGGACGGGTTACAGCCCTTGTCAACGGTAGTATTTCCTCAGCCTGTTTTTGATGAAGCACAAAAGCAAGTTCAGTTAGCAACGTTGCAAAAAACTGAATATGCACAACCAGCAATTGGAGTATTTAGTGCGGGTTTATATAAAATTTTGCAACAAGCTGGATTTAAACCTGATTTTGTTGCTGGTCATAGCTTTGGTGAATTAACAGCTTTGTGGGTTGCAGGTGTATTAAATGAAGAAGATTATTTGTTCTTAGCAAAAGCTAGAGGACAAGCTATGGCTGCACCGGCAAATCCCAATTTTGATGCTGGAGGAATGTTAGCCGTTAAAGGAGATATTCAGCAGATAACGGAAGTAATTAAAAAGTTTCCCCAGGTAGCAGTTGCTAATAAAAATTCTCAGCACCAAATAGTATTAGCTGGGAAGAAAGAGGAAATTAGTCAAGTCCAAGATATTCTCAAAAAACAAGGTTTTACTACTTTTCTATTAGGAGTTTCCGCAGCATTTCATACACCATTAGTATCTCATGCTCAAAAACCTTTTGCCCAAGCTGTTGAAAAAGTAAATTTCAACGAAGCACAAATTCCCGTTTATACTAATGTTACAGGTGGCTGTTATCCTCAAGAACCCCACGCTATCCAAAAAATCCTCAAAGAACAATTGTTCAATCAGGTATTATTTCAGCAGGAGATTGAAAATATTTATGCTGCTGGTGGTTATTGTTTTGTGGAATTTGGTCCTAAAAATGTGCTTACCAATTTGGTAAAAGAGATTTTAAATGATCAACCCCATATAGCTATAGCTGTAAATCCAAATCATACCAAAAATAGCGACAAAACTCTTCGACAAGCCATAGTTCAATTGCAGGTAGCTGGGTTATCTTTGCAAAATTTAGATCCCTATCAAGTCGTAACTAAAATTCCCGAAATTCCTCAACAAAAAGTTTTGAATGTGCGGTTAAATAGTACCAATATTACCGAAAGAACTCAAAAAGCCTTTGCGAAAGCTTTAGAAAATGGTCATCATGTAGGAGTGATATCTTCCCAACCAACAATTAACGAAAATCATCAACCACAGGGTAACGAAAAGCCTCCAACTTCACTCAACGGTAAATTAGAACAAGTAGAAATTCACCCTCAAAATTCTGAAAAAGTTATTCACAGCTTAGAAAATTTCATCACAGAATTTAGCCAGCAACAACGGGATATTATCCATGTTCATGAACAATCTTTGCAAAATCAAACAGAATACACAAAGACATTTTCTCAATTAATGCAGCAGCAGTATTCATTATTGGGAAATAATGAACCTACAGAACATCAATCTCAAACTCAGCAACTAGCAATTTCCAATTCTGAACAGAACATGATGCGGTTTCATGATCATCAAGGTGATACCCTCCGCATTCATGAACAATATCTCAAATATCAACATGAATATACCCAAAATTACTTTCAACTTCTGCAAAAACATTTTCATTTACTGACTTCAGAAAATAAAGTCATCAATTATGTAAATCATCCTCAACCCACTTTTTCTCCCCAAATTCAACAAGACTTAGAAAATGATGAAAAAACCGACTTATCTCCACCTCTTCCTCTCTGTGCCGCCGCGCCTCTGCGTGAAGAAAAAATCATCCCAAATATAGATAAAGCCACCCTTAGTCAAACTCTACTAAACGTTGTCAGTGATAAAACAGGCTACCCAGTAGAAATGTTAGAACTGTCAATGGATATGGAAGCAGATTTAGGAATTGATTCTATCAAACGAGTCGAAATTTTAGGAGGTTTATTAGAAATATATCCCGATTTACCTAAACCCAACCCCGAAGAATTGGGACAATTAAGAACTTTGGAACAAATTGCCGAATATATGCAAACTTTAGTTTCAGATGTCTTAAATCAACAGATAGAAACATCAACCGCAATTATTACCACAGAGGTATTAGTAGAAGTTCCTCAACCGGAATTAATAACATCCACACCTGAAATTGAAGAACAAAAAGCAGAAGTAGAAATTCCCGCAGATTTAAGCGATATTCTGTTAACAGTTGTCAGTGATAAAACAGGCTACCCAGTAGAAATGTTAGAACTGTCAATGGATATGGAAGCAGATTTGGGAATTGATTCTATCAAACGGGTAGAAATTTTAGGAGGTTTATTAGAAATATATCCCGACTTACCTAAACCCAACCTCGAAGAAATTGGAGAATTGAGAACTTTGTCCGAAATTGCCACTTATATGCAGCAACAAGCCCAGGGAATTTCTAATTTATTGACTGAAGAAATAGTAGAGATCACAACAACCACATTTCTGCCAAATATCCGCCGCAGTATTGCCAAATTACAGCAACTTCCCACACCTGATAGTTTAGAATTTTCTCTTCCTGAAAACCACATTGTATTAATAACTGATGATGGTTCTTCTGCTACTGAAAAATTAGCAGAAAGTTTGACAGCTAAAGGTTGGAAAACTGTAGTTTTAAGTTTCCCTGGAATTGATTCAAATATTCATAAAGGAATCAATAGAGTAGTTTTAACTGATTGGAATGAAGAAAATTTACAACAACAGTTAGAACAGATTGCTGATAATTATGGTACTGTAGGTGCATTTATTCATCTCCACCCAGCAACACCATTAGACATAGATAAATCCATTCTGCGTCACGTCTTCTTAATCGCTAAATACCTGAAAGAACCACTCAACGAAGCCGCAAAATTTGGCCGCAGTTGTTTTATTAACGTTGCGCGTTTAGATGGTGAATTTGGATTAGGAGAAACCCATGATTTTAGTGCAATTTCTGGAGGATTATTCGGACTTAGCAAGAGTATTAATCAAGAATGGGAAAATGTATTTTGTCGTTCCCTTGACTTAAATCCAGAAATAGATCCAGAAACATCTGTAAAACATATCCTCGCGGAAATTCATGATTCAAACTTGTTAATTCAAGAAGTAGGATATAGCAAAAAAGGAAGAGTCACTTTAATTGCAGACTTCAGCCCGTTACCAACTACTAATTCTCAAAGAGAGATTACCAAAGATCAAGTTTTTCTAGTTAGTGGTGGTGCAAAAGGAATCACAGCCCAATGTGTCATTAAAATCGCCCAGCAATATCAATGTAAATTTATTCTTTTAGGGCGTTCCAGTCCAGAACCTGAACCAGTTTGGGCAGAAAATTGCGAAAATGAAGCAGAATTAAAACAGCGAATTTTAGAAAATTTCCAAGCCCAAGGGGAAAAAGCAACACCAATAATGGTACAGAAAAAGTATCAAGCAATTTCCTCACAGCGAGAAATTCAAAATACTCTTAAAGCCATTGAACAAGCAGGAGGAAAAGCAGAATATCTGAGCATAGATATTACCGACACAGTATTACTAGAATCAAAACTTGCAGATGTAATTGAACGTTTTGGGGCGATAACTGGCATAATTCATGGTGCAGGAAACTTAGCTGATAAACGCATTGAAAAAAAATCAATTCAGGATTTTGAGAATGTTTATGCAGCTAAAGTTAAAGGTTTAGAAAATCTTCTACGGTGTGTACCAGCGAGTCAATTGGAATATTTAGTTTTGTTTTCTTCTGTGGTGGGATTTTATGGCAATGTGGGACAATCAGATTATGCCATAGCCAATGAAATCCTGAACAAATCTGCCCATTTAATTAAACATAATTACCCCAATTGTCATGTCATGGCTATTAACTGGGGTCCCTGGGAAAGTGGCATGGTATCATCAGAACTAAAGAAAGCTTTTGCAGAAAGAGGAATTGAAGTTATTCCCGTAGAGACAGGAACGGAAATATTAGTTAATGAACTAACTACCGCTAATCAAGACACAGTTCAATTAGTGATTGGTAGTCCCTTAATTTATGTTCCTGCAACCTTATCCAATGAGTTAAAAACCTATCGAATTAACCGCCAATTAACATTAGCCGAAAACCCATTTTTACATGATCATGTTATCCTCGGTCGTCCCGTACTTCCTGCCACCTGTGGGTTATTATGGATGACTAATGCTTGTGAACAACTCTATCCTGGATTTACAGCCTTTGGTTCTCCCAATTTCAAAGTTTTAAAAGGCATAGTTTTTGATGAAACCTCAACAAATGAGTATGTTTTAGAAATTCAAGAACTTGCGAAACATGAAAATCAGAAAATAGAATTTGCTGCTAAAATTAGTAGTAAGACATCAGACGGGAAAATCCGCTATCATTTCAGCACAAATCTAATTCTCAAACGAGAAATCCCCACACCTCCTAATTATGGAAACCTGAACCTTAATCAGGATGAAAATCTCCTCAAAACCAATCAAGAATTATATCAAGTAAATGCTTCTAGCCTATTTCATGGAGTCACCTTTCAAGGCGTAAAATCAGTTTTAAATACCAGCCCTAGTCAGATAACGATTGAATGCTACTTACCAGAACCCACAGCACAACAACAGGGACAATTCCCAGTGCAAACATTCAATTCCTACATAGCAGATGTCCAGATTCATTCTCTCTGGATTTGGACACAACACTTTCATCAAGTTGGATGTTTACCATCAGAAATTAAGAACTTTGAACAATTTGCAAAAGTGCCTTTTGGTGAGACATTTTATGTAACTTGTGAAGTGCAATCAAAGACAGAATCATCGGTGGTTACAGATGTGATTACCTATGGTCATCAAGGACAAATTTATAATCGCATGATTGGTGCTAAAGGAACAATTCTACCTCGACAAATAATCAAAGATTAG
- the devC gene encoding ABC transporter permease DevC has product MILNIPLPWLQLIKQKVRFFVALAGIAFISVLMFMQIGFQDALYSSATQVHNHLRGDLFLISSQYKSLTSTQSFPRSRLYQILGFNGIESVEPLYVQFAKLKNPINGRKYPIYILGFDPVKSIFRLPEVDQNFQLLKIPDQVFFDRAARPEFGPIAEYFQNNQPIGMEIFSYLGTIGYKVKVSGLFTLGPSFGVDGNLIVSSSTFFKIFPEHRSNQIDIGLIHLKPNVNPQTILTTLSNSLPKDVTVMTRQEFIDFEKSYWTLRTPIGFVFNLMVMMGFVVGVIVVYQILYSNISTHFVQFATLKAMGFRNKYLLNVVFQQAIILAVLGFIPGFAISLGLYDIAKDATKLPIVMDLSKGLLVFTSVIIMCLTSGFFSTNKLRKVDPAEIFN; this is encoded by the coding sequence ATGATTTTAAATATACCTTTGCCTTGGCTACAATTGATAAAACAAAAAGTGCGCTTTTTTGTAGCATTGGCTGGGATTGCTTTTATTTCTGTGTTGATGTTTATGCAAATTGGGTTTCAAGATGCTCTTTATTCTAGTGCTACTCAAGTCCATAACCACCTGCGAGGTGATTTGTTTTTAATTAGTTCCCAATATAAATCTTTGACTTCTACTCAAAGCTTTCCTCGTAGTCGTTTATATCAAATATTAGGTTTTAACGGCATAGAATCTGTTGAACCTTTATATGTCCAATTTGCTAAACTCAAAAATCCCATTAATGGCCGCAAATATCCTATTTACATTCTAGGATTTGATCCGGTAAAATCTATTTTTAGATTACCAGAAGTAGATCAAAATTTTCAATTACTAAAAATTCCTGATCAAGTATTTTTTGACCGCGCAGCCCGGCCAGAATTTGGACCAATTGCTGAATATTTTCAAAATAATCAACCTATAGGTATGGAAATATTTAGTTATTTGGGAACTATTGGTTATAAAGTTAAAGTTAGTGGTTTATTTACTCTTGGGCCTTCCTTTGGTGTGGATGGTAATTTAATAGTCAGTTCTTCTACTTTTTTTAAAATCTTTCCAGAACATAGATCAAATCAAATAGATATAGGCTTAATTCATCTAAAACCTAATGTTAACCCCCAAACAATTCTCACAACTTTATCTAATAGTTTACCAAAAGATGTCACGGTAATGACACGCCAAGAATTTATTGATTTTGAAAAAAGCTATTGGACATTAAGAACACCAATTGGATTTGTATTTAATTTAATGGTAATGATGGGTTTTGTGGTTGGTGTAATTGTTGTTTATCAAATCCTTTATAGTAATATATCAACTCATTTTGTCCAATTTGCGACACTTAAAGCTATGGGATTTAGAAATAAATATCTTTTAAATGTCGTATTTCAGCAAGCTATAATTTTAGCTGTCTTGGGTTTTATTCCCGGTTTTGCTATCTCTCTAGGACTATATGATATTGCTAAAGATGCAACTAAATTACCAATTGTTATGGATTTAAGTAAGGGATTATTAGTATTCACTTCTGTGATTATTATGTGCTTAACTTCTGGTTTCTTTTCTACCAATAAACTCCGTAAAGTAGATCCAGCAGAAATCTTTAATTAA